A region of Pyxidicoccus parkwaysis DNA encodes the following proteins:
- a CDS encoding quinone oxidoreductase family protein, with protein MRAIRYHQVGGPEVLRLEEVPEPVAGPGEVRIRVHAAGVNFADTERRRGLYDAAVPLPRILGSEAAGVVESVGPGVDTAWLGRRVVALATRSYAELTTAPEKELLVLPERVSFEEGAGLLVQGLTAWHLIHTMGRLSVGQSVLIHAAAGGVGLMAVQLAKAVGAKVLGTVSTREKARLARELGADEVILYEEGDVAERVRTLTEGRGVDLVLDSVGANTWQSSLDSLAVFGHLVSYGSASGAPPPVELESLYEKSLKVSAYWLRTYHPPELQRHAREALRAELAEGRLQVRTGLVVDLAEAAEAHRQLEGRGTVGKVVLRMP; from the coding sequence ATGAGAGCCATTCGGTATCACCAGGTGGGCGGCCCGGAAGTCCTGCGGCTCGAGGAAGTACCGGAGCCGGTGGCAGGCCCCGGAGAGGTGCGCATCCGAGTCCACGCGGCGGGAGTGAACTTCGCCGACACCGAGCGCCGGCGCGGTTTGTACGACGCGGCGGTGCCCCTGCCCCGCATCCTCGGGAGCGAAGCAGCCGGAGTGGTGGAGTCCGTGGGCCCGGGAGTGGACACGGCCTGGCTCGGGCGGCGCGTGGTGGCGCTGGCGACGCGGAGCTATGCGGAGCTCACGACAGCGCCCGAGAAGGAGTTGCTCGTGCTCCCCGAGCGTGTGTCCTTCGAAGAAGGCGCCGGGCTCCTCGTGCAGGGGCTGACGGCGTGGCACCTGATTCACACCATGGGGCGACTGTCGGTGGGACAATCCGTGCTCATCCACGCGGCCGCGGGCGGAGTGGGGCTCATGGCGGTACAGCTCGCGAAGGCCGTGGGAGCGAAGGTGCTCGGAACGGTGTCGACGCGGGAGAAGGCGCGGCTCGCCAGGGAGCTCGGGGCCGACGAAGTCATCCTGTACGAAGAAGGCGACGTCGCCGAGCGGGTGCGCACGCTGACGGAAGGCCGGGGTGTGGACCTCGTCCTGGACTCCGTGGGCGCCAACACCTGGCAGAGCAGCCTGGATTCACTGGCCGTCTTCGGGCACCTGGTGAGCTACGGCAGTGCGAGTGGTGCGCCACCGCCGGTGGAGTTGGAGTCTCTGTATGAGAAATCCCTGAAGGTGAGTGCGTATTGGCTGCGCACGTATCACCCGCCGGAACTGCAGCGTCACGCACGTGAGGCTTTGAGGGCGGAGCTGGCGGAAGGACGTCTTCAGGTCCGCACGGGCCTGGTCGTGGACCTGGCCGAGGCCGCTGAAGCCCACCGCCAGCTCGAAGGCCGAGGCACCGTGGGCAAGGTGGTCCTGCGCATGCCGTAG
- a CDS encoding SlyX family protein: MDEKRIAELELRYMQQQDLLQELSDVLYDQQKTIDALKAEVEFLKRKLAGDPGLVDALQQERPPHY; the protein is encoded by the coding sequence ATGGACGAGAAGCGCATTGCCGAGCTCGAGCTCCGCTACATGCAGCAGCAGGACCTGCTGCAGGAGTTGAGCGACGTGCTGTACGACCAGCAGAAGACCATCGACGCGCTGAAGGCGGAGGTGGAGTTCCTCAAACGGAAGCTGGCGGGAGACCCCGGACTGGTGGACGCCCTGCAGCAGGAGCGTCCACCACACTACTGA
- a CDS encoding tetratricopeptide repeat protein, protein MNVQEYIQRSRDLLARGQPELAESALSDAIDAAVAAEDIVLLTQARFALGEMLFQQGRDDEALPYLQAVVRTERVDGSVDNEVKSSARMLRQIRGVEPR, encoded by the coding sequence ATGAACGTCCAGGAATACATCCAGCGCTCCCGAGACCTCCTCGCCCGGGGACAACCCGAGCTGGCGGAGTCCGCTCTCAGTGATGCCATCGACGCGGCCGTCGCCGCCGAGGACATCGTCCTTCTCACCCAGGCACGCTTCGCCCTCGGGGAGATGCTCTTCCAGCAGGGACGCGACGACGAGGCGCTCCCCTACCTGCAGGCCGTCGTCCGCACCGAGCGCGTGGACGGCTCCGTCGACAACGAGGTGAAGTCCTCCGCGCGAATGCTCCGACAGATTCGCGGCGTCGAGCCCCGCTGA
- a CDS encoding tetratricopeptide repeat protein, producing the protein MKRLLAICGVALLIHLVPLFLPRNMPEQELAIARVATTAEERVHFLMPLRQHPKATPADLREAAELLLDGAAPAEAHELAQEAERRDPRSMETQLLLARICDVERMERCVSTSLERASQVAPQDARPDLLRADLQEKNGDFAGAAESMKHAYGKAPSDPVIGLRYVRLLSVAKHGDEAMSVLRGLEGRIPRARLLVEQGRVWTREGRDAEAVQLFRKAVEEDPKLSAGYFELGLALYRLGKTEAAEESLRDADRLDLNDPRALAALCAMQLEQRRINDARLTRMDLERRFSGQMDLIRQSCSIP; encoded by the coding sequence ATGAAGAGGCTCCTGGCCATCTGCGGCGTCGCGCTGCTCATCCACCTCGTTCCCCTCTTCCTGCCGCGGAACATGCCCGAGCAGGAGCTGGCCATCGCTCGCGTTGCGACGACGGCGGAGGAGCGGGTGCACTTCCTGATGCCGTTGCGGCAGCACCCGAAGGCCACGCCCGCCGACCTGCGCGAGGCCGCGGAGCTGCTACTGGACGGAGCCGCCCCGGCGGAGGCCCACGAGCTCGCGCAGGAGGCGGAGCGGAGGGACCCACGTTCGATGGAGACGCAGTTGCTGCTCGCGCGCATCTGCGACGTGGAGCGGATGGAGCGGTGCGTGAGCACCTCGCTGGAGCGCGCGTCGCAGGTGGCGCCACAAGATGCGAGGCCGGACCTGTTGAGGGCCGACCTGCAGGAGAAGAACGGCGACTTCGCGGGAGCAGCCGAGTCCATGAAGCATGCCTACGGCAAGGCACCGTCAGACCCGGTGATTGGCCTGCGCTACGTGAGGCTGCTGAGCGTGGCGAAGCACGGGGACGAGGCGATGTCCGTGCTGAGAGGGCTCGAAGGTCGGATTCCCCGGGCCCGGCTGCTGGTGGAGCAGGGCCGTGTGTGGACGCGCGAGGGGCGGGACGCGGAGGCGGTGCAGCTCTTCCGCAAGGCGGTGGAGGAGGACCCGAAGCTGAGCGCCGGCTACTTCGAGCTGGGGCTCGCGCTGTACCGGCTGGGGAAGACCGAGGCGGCAGAGGAGTCGCTGCGGGACGCGGACCGGCTGGACTTGAACGACCCGAGGGCGCTGGCGGCCCTGTGCGCGATGCAGCTCGAACAGCGGCGCATCAACGACGCGAGGCTCACGCGCATGGACCTGGAGCGGCGCTTCTCGGGCCAGATGGACCTCATCCGCCAGTCGTGCAGCATCCCGTGA
- a CDS encoding TonB-dependent receptor — MPPPVVLPEAVSPDAGSTVPPRAIGTEAPTDARASSVEASNSAESLPLSQPSEIQSHDTDTSAQASRPEASETPPPDATNKPTEPPSTVVRGSRPTQSAAEVTLGRDILDAAPRTSAVDLLRAVPGLVASQHSGEGKAHQLFLRGFDALHGQDVELDVGGLPVNEVSHIHALGYADTNFVIPEVVRSLEVTEGSYRASQGDFAVAGTVRMDLGVEEPGVRLAGTLGQYGQRRLVVTVRPGDDPGTFAAVELGQGDGYGTQRGYGRASLLAQATQRVGDGLTVRVLGGSYVTRFDSPGVVREDDLLAGRSTFFSSSMARQGGNVTRHQLLLGVELPRSGKGRTKLEVFGVLSDLRLRNNFTGYRVDDRGDGLEQTNDGTTLGARAEHRRNVTMLSRPVALELGLGARRDGVTQTQRRYRESDGTFFADEVDARITQTDVWGWAEARMPLGRWSLRLGGRADALGVEVFDALAFSDPRFYDGRGYARSAFGMHLGAKAGVEYTLGESADAWRFFASYGDGFRSPQARSLSEGERAPFVSVKGVELGARRDGERWAAQLSLFGSQVANDFFFDHTVGTTVYTGETLRSGVSASVQARPVHGLVAAVSATVAHAYVTATDTLLPYFAPLVARADVGWERPVSWVWLGGTGATLSVGTGLTFIGPRPLPFDERSSTVFLADAYTAVRRGELGLKLEVKNLLDSRWRDGEFVYSSRFDPESVPSLVPARHFTAGSPRMASLTLEVHL, encoded by the coding sequence ATGCCTCCGCCCGTCGTGTTGCCCGAAGCGGTGTCACCGGACGCCGGAAGCACTGTTCCGCCGAGGGCCATTGGCACCGAGGCGCCCACGGACGCACGGGCTTCAAGCGTCGAAGCATCGAACAGCGCTGAGTCTCTCCCCCTGTCTCAGCCCTCCGAAATTCAGAGCCACGACACCGACACCTCGGCACAGGCCAGCAGGCCCGAGGCCTCCGAGACTCCGCCACCGGACGCCACCAACAAGCCCACCGAGCCTCCGTCCACAGTCGTACGAGGCAGCCGTCCCACGCAGAGCGCGGCGGAAGTCACGCTCGGTCGAGACATCCTCGACGCCGCGCCCAGAACCAGCGCCGTGGACCTGCTCCGCGCGGTGCCGGGCCTCGTGGCCTCGCAGCACAGCGGCGAGGGCAAGGCCCACCAGCTCTTCCTGCGCGGCTTCGATGCGCTGCACGGCCAGGACGTCGAATTGGACGTCGGCGGCCTACCGGTGAACGAGGTGAGCCACATCCACGCGCTCGGCTACGCGGACACGAACTTCGTCATCCCCGAAGTCGTGCGCTCGCTCGAAGTCACGGAGGGCTCCTACCGCGCGTCGCAGGGAGACTTCGCCGTCGCCGGCACGGTGCGCATGGACCTCGGCGTCGAGGAGCCCGGCGTCCGACTCGCGGGCACGCTGGGCCAGTACGGCCAGCGGCGTCTCGTCGTCACGGTGCGCCCGGGAGACGACCCGGGCACCTTCGCCGCGGTGGAGCTGGGCCAGGGCGACGGCTACGGCACACAGCGCGGCTACGGACGCGCCTCCCTCCTCGCCCAGGCCACGCAGCGAGTCGGTGATGGGCTCACGGTGCGGGTGCTCGGGGGCAGCTACGTCACGCGCTTCGACTCACCGGGCGTGGTGCGCGAGGACGATTTGCTCGCGGGCCGGAGCACGTTCTTCTCGTCCTCCATGGCGAGGCAGGGCGGCAACGTGACGCGGCACCAGCTCCTGCTCGGCGTGGAGCTGCCGCGCTCGGGCAAGGGGCGCACGAAGCTGGAGGTCTTCGGAGTCCTCTCGGACCTGCGGCTGCGCAACAACTTCACCGGCTACCGCGTGGACGACCGTGGAGACGGCCTGGAGCAGACGAACGACGGCACCACCCTGGGCGCGCGCGCCGAGCACCGTCGCAACGTGACGATGCTCAGCCGTCCTGTCGCGCTCGAGCTGGGCCTGGGTGCGCGCAGGGACGGAGTGACGCAGACGCAACGCCGTTACCGCGAGTCCGACGGCACCTTCTTCGCGGACGAGGTCGACGCGCGCATCACCCAGACGGACGTATGGGGCTGGGCGGAGGCACGCATGCCCCTGGGTCGCTGGTCCCTGCGATTGGGCGGACGCGCCGACGCGCTGGGCGTGGAGGTCTTCGACGCGCTCGCCTTCAGCGACCCGCGCTTCTACGACGGGCGAGGCTACGCACGCAGCGCCTTCGGCATGCACCTCGGAGCCAAGGCGGGCGTGGAGTACACGCTCGGCGAGTCCGCGGACGCGTGGCGCTTCTTCGCCAGCTACGGTGATGGCTTCCGTTCACCGCAGGCACGCAGCCTCTCCGAGGGAGAGCGAGCCCCCTTCGTCTCCGTGAAGGGCGTGGAGCTCGGCGCGCGAAGGGACGGCGAGCGCTGGGCCGCGCAGCTCAGCCTCTTCGGTTCGCAGGTGGCCAACGACTTCTTCTTCGACCACACGGTGGGCACCACCGTGTACACGGGCGAGACGCTCCGCTCGGGAGTCTCCGCCTCCGTGCAGGCCCGCCCGGTGCATGGGCTTGTCGCGGCGGTGAGCGCCACGGTGGCGCACGCGTACGTCACCGCGACGGACACGCTGCTCCCCTACTTCGCGCCGCTCGTGGCCCGCGCGGACGTGGGCTGGGAGCGCCCGGTGTCGTGGGTGTGGCTCGGCGGCACGGGCGCGACGCTCTCCGTGGGCACGGGGCTCACCTTCATCGGCCCGCGCCCCCTGCCCTTCGACGAGCGCAGCAGCACCGTGTTCCTCGCGGACGCATACACGGCGGTGCGGCGCGGAGAGCTCGGCCTGAAGCTGGAGGTGAAGAACCTCCTCGACTCGCGCTGGCGGGACGGTGAGTTCGTCTACAGCTCGCGCTTCGACCCTGAATCCGTGCCGAGCCTCGTGCCGGCAAGACATTTCACCGCGGGGTCGCCTCGGATGGCCTCGCTCACCCTGGAGGTCCACCTGTGA